In the Kineosporiaceae bacterium genome, one interval contains:
- the ureA gene encoding urease subunit gamma, giving the protein MRLTPQERDRLLIFTAAQLARTRFARGLQLNVPETIALVCDAVLEAARDGARLAAAVEAGRAVLGPDDVLPGVADIVREVRVEAVFDDGTRLAVVPDPVGGGSLGASAPGAVVTASVVEQLPADLVTVVVHNTADVAVSITSHWHFFESNPRLRFDRAAAYGRHLHVPAGSSVRFDPGVDVEVGLVPIGGRRVAVGFAGLVDGPLDAPGGLDRALDRARSMGYLGSEVAS; this is encoded by the coding sequence ATGCGGCTGACACCGCAGGAACGGGACCGCCTGCTGATCTTCACCGCGGCGCAGCTGGCCCGGACGCGCTTTGCCCGAGGGCTTCAGCTGAACGTTCCGGAGACGATCGCTCTGGTCTGCGACGCCGTGCTCGAGGCGGCGCGCGACGGCGCCAGGCTTGCCGCTGCGGTGGAGGCCGGACGCGCTGTCCTTGGCCCGGACGACGTGTTGCCCGGGGTGGCTGACATTGTCAGGGAGGTGCGGGTGGAGGCGGTCTTCGATGACGGGACGCGGTTGGCGGTGGTGCCAGATCCGGTCGGGGGTGGCTCGTTGGGCGCGTCGGCGCCGGGTGCGGTGGTCACCGCTTCGGTGGTGGAGCAGCTGCCCGCAGATCTCGTGACGGTGGTCGTGCACAACACTGCGGACGTCGCAGTGAGTATCACGTCGCACTGGCATTTCTTCGAGTCGAACCCGCGGCTGCGGTTCGACCGGGCGGCGGCCTACGGCCGGCACCTGCATGTGCCGGCTGGGTCGTCGGTGCGCTTCGACCCGGGCGTCGACGTCGAGGTGGGTCTGGTCCCGATCGGCGGCAGGCGCGTCGCCGTCGGGTTCGCCGGGCTCGTGGACGGTCCGCTGGACGCTCCGGGGGGCCTGGATCGGGCGCTGGATCGCGCCCGGTCGATGGGTTACCTGGGTTCTGAGGTGGCGTCGTGA
- a CDS encoding pentapeptide repeat-containing protein: MLATGLILPILLIWLLARPDVDEIVTGRSLALGAAQGTATNTASVASPSRTPSATAPVSTAADLSGRHLDLANLNGAKLARVRLTGASLRGATLRGADLTGADLQGADLSGADLSGACLDQANLIAAHVDDIVVAGASLEDAKLPVGFPSVPASSASPGSTSLNHPCSR; this comes from the coding sequence CTGCTCGCAACGGGGCTGATCCTGCCCATCCTGCTGATCTGGCTTCTTGCCCGACCCGACGTCGATGAGATTGTCACAGGGCGCTCGTTGGCGCTCGGTGCGGCACAGGGGACCGCAACGAATACAGCCTCCGTGGCTTCGCCTTCCCGCACACCGTCTGCGACTGCCCCGGTCTCGACCGCAGCCGATCTTTCTGGCAGGCACCTCGATTTGGCGAATCTCAATGGCGCCAAGCTCGCGCGCGTGAGACTCACAGGAGCATCCTTGCGGGGCGCAACACTGCGCGGGGCAGATCTCACAGGAGCGGACTTGCAGGGTGCCGACCTGAGTGGAGCCGATCTCTCAGGCGCCTGCTTGGACCAGGCGAACCTGATCGCCGCGCACGTGGACGACATCGTCGTGGCGGGGGCCAGCCTCGAGGACGCGAAGCTACCCGTCGGGTTCCCTTCGGTCCCTGCATCCAGCGCAAGTCCAGGATCCACATCCTTGAACCACCCGTGCTCGCGCTGA
- a CDS encoding acetyl-CoA C-acyltransferase, with product MAVISDRSAVIVAGARTAVGRVTGALKELSGADLGGVAIAGALARAGVAPADVQYVIMGQVLTAGAGQNPARQAALGAGVPLDVPALTINKVCLSGIDAIVLADQLIRAGAFDVMVAGGQESMSRAPRLLVTSRDGAKPGAVTMRDHLVRDGLWDFLTDQGMGSLTEASNTGDRFFSRAEQDAFSARSHVLATQASKNGLFDAEIVPVSLRDGSGEPVVISADEGPRGDITVESLALLHPAYRKDGTITSGSASQSGDGACAVVVMERDEARRRGLTWIAEIGAHGVVAGPDSSLQHQPANAIAAACAKEGITPTDLDLVEINEAFAVVALASTRKLGLDPDKVNVNGGAIAIGHPIGVSGARISLHLALELARRGGGVGAAALCGGGGQGEALIIRVPVR from the coding sequence ATGGCCGTCATCAGCGACCGTTCGGCCGTGATCGTGGCGGGTGCTCGGACAGCGGTGGGTCGCGTGACGGGGGCACTGAAGGAGCTGTCGGGGGCCGATCTTGGCGGGGTGGCGATCGCCGGGGCGCTGGCCAGGGCCGGGGTGGCGCCGGCCGACGTCCAATATGTGATCATGGGACAGGTGCTGACCGCCGGGGCAGGGCAGAACCCAGCGCGTCAGGCGGCGTTGGGCGCGGGTGTCCCGCTCGACGTCCCGGCGCTGACGATCAACAAGGTGTGCCTGTCCGGCATCGATGCGATTGTTCTGGCCGACCAGCTGATCCGGGCCGGGGCGTTCGACGTCATGGTGGCCGGCGGCCAGGAGTCGATGAGCCGAGCGCCGCGCCTGCTCGTGACGTCGCGCGACGGGGCCAAGCCAGGGGCGGTCACGATGCGGGACCACCTGGTTCGTGACGGGCTCTGGGACTTCCTCACGGACCAGGGCATGGGCAGCCTCACCGAGGCGTCCAATACGGGCGATCGCTTCTTCAGCCGCGCCGAGCAGGACGCCTTCTCGGCGCGATCCCACGTGTTGGCGACGCAGGCCTCGAAGAACGGGCTCTTCGATGCGGAGATCGTCCCAGTGAGCCTTCGCGACGGTTCAGGCGAGCCGGTGGTGATCTCGGCAGACGAGGGCCCTCGCGGCGACATCACCGTGGAGTCGCTGGCGCTGCTACACCCGGCGTACCGCAAGGACGGCACGATCACGTCGGGTTCGGCTTCCCAGAGCGGCGACGGGGCCTGTGCGGTCGTCGTCATGGAGCGGGACGAGGCACGGCGGCGCGGGCTGACCTGGATCGCTGAGATCGGAGCGCACGGTGTGGTCGCCGGACCGGATTCCTCGCTGCAGCACCAACCGGCCAACGCCATCGCGGCCGCCTGCGCCAAGGAAGGGATCACCCCGACCGACCTCGACCTGGTCGAGATCAACGAGGCATTCGCAGTCGTCGCGCTGGCGTCCACCCGCAAGCTCGGTCTCGATCCGGACAAGGTCAACGTCAATGGTGGTGCGATCGCGATCGGGCATCCGATCGGGGTCTCCGGTGCCCGGATCAGCCTCCATCTGGCGCTCGAGCTCGCCCGGCGCGGCGGTGGCGTGGGCGCGGCGGCACTCTGCGGCGGCGGTGGGCAGGGCGAGGCACTGATCATCCGGGTCCCCGTGCGCTGA
- a CDS encoding urease subunit alpha, which translates to MNEDEYAAVHGPTVGDRVALGDTGLVVRVEADSQLRGEEFLLGFGKSARDGMHLAALSLRETCDLVVSNVVILDPLLGVRKASIGIREGRIVAIGRAGNPDTLDGVEVVVGTGTAVVSGEGLIATAGAIDTHVHLMSPRIMEAALSSGVTTILGQEYASVWGVGVNDRYGLHRGWAAFDAWPVNIGFLGRGSSSRPEPMIEALRHGGVCGFKVHEDIGAHPRALDTALRVAEEHDVQVAVHTDGLNESMFARDTLAVLDGRTIHAFHVEGCGGGHSPDVLTLAGVPNVIGSSTNPTMPYGRDAVDEHLAMIVSVHALKTDLPSDLAMAHERIRSSTMAAEDVLHDLGVIPIMSSDAQGMGRAGETVARTFATAGLMKQRRRGDDEADELVSPVGDDNARVLRYLAKLTVNPAIAHGLSHEVGSIAPGLLADIVLWDPAQFGVKPVLVLKAGFPAWGLTGDPNASIDSAEPMVYGPQFGGHGAAPADLSVAFVSGTCVDAGEDRLPTRRRRVPVRGCRGIGLADMVHNNRTGSVAVDHRTAAVTLDGRLLDVEAAARSPLTRLYLL; encoded by the coding sequence GTGAACGAGGACGAGTACGCGGCAGTGCACGGGCCGACGGTGGGCGACCGGGTCGCGCTGGGCGACACCGGGCTCGTGGTCCGGGTGGAGGCTGACTCCCAATTGCGCGGGGAGGAGTTCCTGCTCGGGTTCGGCAAGTCGGCCCGTGACGGGATGCATCTGGCGGCGCTCAGCCTGCGGGAGACGTGCGACCTGGTGGTCTCGAACGTGGTCATCCTCGACCCCCTGCTGGGCGTTCGGAAGGCCTCGATCGGCATCCGGGAAGGACGGATCGTCGCGATCGGCCGCGCCGGCAACCCGGACACCCTGGACGGGGTCGAGGTGGTGGTCGGGACCGGGACGGCCGTGGTCAGCGGTGAGGGCCTGATCGCAACCGCAGGGGCGATCGACACCCATGTGCATCTGATGTCGCCTCGGATCATGGAGGCGGCGCTGTCGTCGGGGGTGACGACGATCCTCGGGCAGGAGTATGCCTCCGTGTGGGGGGTCGGGGTGAACGACCGGTACGGGTTACACCGCGGCTGGGCCGCCTTCGACGCGTGGCCGGTCAATATCGGGTTCCTGGGCCGCGGCTCGTCCTCGCGGCCGGAACCGATGATCGAAGCACTCCGGCACGGCGGGGTCTGCGGCTTCAAGGTGCACGAGGACATCGGTGCCCATCCGCGGGCCCTGGACACCGCGCTGCGGGTCGCCGAGGAGCACGACGTGCAGGTCGCCGTGCACACCGACGGGCTGAACGAGTCCATGTTCGCCCGGGACACCCTGGCGGTGCTCGACGGTCGGACCATCCACGCCTTTCACGTCGAGGGGTGCGGCGGCGGTCACTCGCCGGACGTGCTCACCCTGGCCGGGGTGCCGAATGTGATCGGGTCCTCGACCAATCCGACCATGCCGTACGGGCGGGACGCCGTCGACGAGCACCTCGCGATGATCGTGTCGGTGCACGCGTTGAAGACCGACCTGCCCAGCGACCTGGCGATGGCGCACGAGCGGATCCGGTCCTCGACGATGGCGGCCGAGGATGTTCTTCACGACCTGGGCGTCATCCCGATCATGTCCTCGGATGCGCAGGGGATGGGCCGCGCCGGGGAGACGGTCGCCCGCACGTTCGCCACCGCCGGCCTGATGAAGCAGCGCCGGCGAGGCGATGATGAGGCCGACGAGCTGGTCTCGCCGGTCGGCGACGACAACGCCCGGGTGCTGCGCTACCTCGCCAAGCTGACGGTGAACCCGGCGATCGCCCACGGTCTGTCGCACGAGGTCGGCAGCATCGCCCCCGGCCTGCTGGCGGACATCGTGCTGTGGGACCCGGCGCAGTTCGGGGTCAAGCCGGTGCTGGTGCTCAAGGCCGGCTTCCCCGCCTGGGGTCTGACGGGTGACCCCAACGCCAGCATCGACTCCGCCGAGCCGATGGTCTACGGCCCACAGTTCGGCGGACATGGCGCGGCGCCCGCCGACCTCAGCGTCGCGTTCGTCAGCGGCACATGTGTGGATGCGGGGGAGGACCGGCTGCCGACCCGGCGTCGTCGTGTCCCGGTCCGCGGCTGCCGCGGGATCGGCCTGGCCGACATGGTCCACAACAACCGGACCGGCAGCGTCGCGGTCGACCACCGAACCGCCGCAGTCACCCTGGACGGGCGACTCCTCGACGTGGAGGCCGCCGCGAGGTCACCGCTGACCCGGCTCTACCTGCTGTGA
- a CDS encoding agmatine deiminase family protein produces MDDEITPTAAGFSMPAEWSEHAGCLMAWPTRRELWRDRFDAAKRDYAAVARAIGDFEPVLMVCTPGSAAEVKDVCGAAVEAIELPIDDSWARDSGPVFVTDAAGQVAAVRFGFNAWGGRWHPHGDDALLPVRIAAHLGMRLFSAPFVLEGGAFLVDGEGTLATTEQCLLNPNRNPGLTREQVEQGLRDYLGVTTIVWLPVGHSLDVGPAGTDGHIDGVAQYVAPGQLLLEAPTDPASPDYAGGQRNLAVLGKALDAQGRAITVRHLDPGPEAAVSYANHYLANGAVVVPIGGAATDEPVLEFLRGVYPGRQVVGVPGNTLAYGGGGPHCVTQQIPAGAIVPA; encoded by the coding sequence ATGGACGACGAGATCACGCCTACCGCGGCAGGGTTCTCGATGCCGGCCGAGTGGTCCGAGCACGCCGGGTGCCTGATGGCCTGGCCGACCCGACGCGAGTTGTGGCGGGACAGGTTCGATGCGGCCAAACGCGATTACGCGGCCGTCGCACGAGCGATCGGGGACTTCGAGCCGGTGCTGATGGTCTGCACGCCGGGCTCGGCGGCCGAGGTCAAAGACGTATGTGGCGCCGCGGTCGAGGCGATCGAGCTGCCGATCGACGATTCCTGGGCGCGAGACAGTGGCCCGGTCTTCGTCACGGACGCCGCGGGTCAGGTCGCTGCCGTACGGTTCGGGTTCAACGCCTGGGGCGGTCGGTGGCACCCACACGGGGACGACGCGCTGCTGCCGGTGCGGATCGCCGCCCATCTCGGGATGCGGCTGTTCTCCGCACCGTTCGTCCTGGAGGGCGGCGCGTTCCTCGTCGACGGCGAGGGGACGCTGGCCACGACCGAACAGTGCCTGCTCAACCCGAACCGGAACCCGGGCCTGACTCGCGAGCAGGTCGAGCAGGGGCTTCGTGACTATCTGGGGGTCACGACCATCGTGTGGCTCCCGGTCGGGCACAGCCTCGACGTGGGCCCGGCGGGCACCGACGGGCACATCGACGGAGTGGCCCAGTACGTTGCCCCGGGGCAGCTCTTGCTCGAAGCGCCGACCGACCCAGCGTCGCCGGACTACGCCGGAGGGCAGCGCAACCTCGCCGTCCTGGGCAAGGCCCTCGACGCTCAGGGGCGAGCCATCACGGTCCGCCACCTCGACCCAGGCCCCGAGGCGGCCGTCTCCTATGCCAACCACTACCTGGCCAACGGTGCAGTTGTCGTCCCCATCGGTGGGGCGGCCACCGACGAGCCCGTCCTGGAGTTCCTGCGCGGCGTCTACCCTGGCCGGCAGGTGGTCGGGGTGCCGGGGAACACGTTGGCCTATGGAGGCGGAGGGCCGCATTGCGTCACCCAGCAGATCCCCGCGGGCGCGATCGTTCCCGCCTGA
- a CDS encoding cytosine permease: MPNVVRFRGEVSVLSEHRVDEAPHAEPRQPPGIELHSIDWVPSGERHGKVSHLGAIWFVGNINLTAMALGVAALSVGAGLMWTVIATLIGSLFGTFFMAFHSAQGPQLGLPQLVQSRPQFGYVGSAVTVWIFALISYVMVNTSDAILSGDAANTLFGIKTEVGYFLSAGLAALVALYGYHWIHKINRWLTWPLLAVMVVLTVAAVRDPQLPPGAFSLGAFPTAAFMTVFVIVAGFQIGWAPYVSDYSRYLPANVGVKSTFWWTYLPSGVSAFWVFSLGSVMSTAGGPDATPVQAFKGAGERLFGSFGSVAVLALLLGLLSVMAINQYGGMMTMISIRDSFKPVTPGRRIRAIGIGIMFVIVWATAQFVGVERFNAFFNNGLILLAYLLTPWTSINLVDYFFVRKGGYVIREIFNPQGIYGRWGWRGQAAYGLALLSMLPFMVSAPYTGFAAHFLNEIDITMFVGLPVAGFAYLYFCRSLDLATEQRLVDEEGILPAAH; the protein is encoded by the coding sequence ATGCCTAACGTCGTTCGTTTTAGGGGAGAGGTGAGCGTATTGTCCGAGCACAGAGTGGATGAAGCCCCGCATGCCGAGCCGCGGCAGCCGCCGGGGATCGAGCTGCACTCGATCGACTGGGTGCCGAGCGGTGAGCGGCACGGCAAGGTGTCCCACCTGGGGGCGATCTGGTTCGTCGGGAACATCAATCTCACGGCGATGGCCCTGGGGGTTGCTGCGCTCAGCGTCGGCGCCGGGCTGATGTGGACGGTGATCGCCACCCTGATCGGCTCGCTGTTCGGGACCTTCTTCATGGCCTTCCACTCGGCGCAGGGCCCGCAGTTGGGGCTTCCTCAACTCGTGCAGTCCCGTCCGCAGTTCGGCTACGTCGGCTCGGCCGTGACGGTGTGGATCTTCGCGTTGATCAGCTACGTCATGGTGAACACCTCCGATGCGATCCTGTCCGGCGACGCGGCCAACACTCTGTTCGGCATCAAGACCGAGGTGGGCTACTTCCTCTCCGCCGGCCTGGCGGCGCTGGTCGCGCTGTACGGCTACCACTGGATCCACAAGATCAACCGCTGGCTGACGTGGCCGCTACTCGCGGTCATGGTGGTGCTCACGGTCGCCGCGGTGCGCGATCCGCAGCTGCCGCCGGGAGCATTCTCGCTGGGTGCGTTCCCGACAGCAGCGTTCATGACGGTGTTCGTGATCGTGGCCGGATTCCAGATCGGCTGGGCGCCCTACGTCTCGGACTACTCCCGGTACTTGCCCGCAAACGTCGGCGTCAAGTCGACTTTCTGGTGGACCTACCTGCCCAGCGGCGTGTCGGCGTTCTGGGTGTTCTCGCTGGGTTCGGTGATGTCGACGGCCGGCGGGCCGGACGCCACCCCCGTGCAGGCGTTCAAGGGGGCCGGGGAGCGGCTGTTCGGAAGCTTCGGCTCGGTCGCGGTCCTTGCTCTGCTGCTGGGGTTGCTGTCGGTGATGGCGATCAACCAGTACGGCGGGATGATGACGATGATCTCGATCCGTGACTCGTTCAAGCCGGTGACGCCTGGCCGGCGGATCCGGGCGATCGGGATCGGGATCATGTTCGTGATCGTGTGGGCGACCGCCCAGTTCGTCGGGGTGGAGCGGTTCAACGCCTTCTTCAACAACGGATTGATCCTGCTGGCCTATCTGCTGACACCGTGGACGTCGATCAACCTGGTCGACTACTTCTTCGTTCGCAAGGGCGGCTACGTGATCAGGGAGATCTTCAATCCCCAGGGGATCTACGGCCGTTGGGGTTGGCGCGGCCAGGCCGCCTACGGGCTCGCGCTGTTGTCGATGTTGCCGTTCATGGTCTCCGCGCCCTACACCGGCTTCGCCGCTCACTTCCTGAACGAGATCGACATCACGATGTTCGTCGGGCTACCCGTGGCCGGCTTCGCCTACCTGTACTTCTGCCGCAGCCTCGACCTGGCGACCGAGCAGCGGCTGGTTGACGAGGAGGGGATCCTGCCTGCCGCGCACTGA
- a CDS encoding tetratricopeptide repeat protein, producing the protein MHWLSVLDPGGISRDTLTRLLLHDPGGRRRWWHRRRPRQALRSAAEVEDVVAALVAASLITRTVEGTAVVMHRLIGRVVRESGPPGVLDTVLTGLAPAVVGLLPAPGAPPPPEVVAEIAAQTVALLDHGAHPIRPTPTVVAITATATTIGLWLYQVGAYTPMVTISELVLAASERVLGPEHPDTLASRNNLAAGYRAVGRHQDAITLDEQTLATRERVLGPDHPDTLQSRSNLANGYQAVGRHDDADRLDAPPS; encoded by the coding sequence ATGCACTGGCTGTCGGTCCTCGACCCGGGCGGCATCAGCCGCGACACCCTGACCCGGCTGCTGCTCCATGACCCCGGCGGCCGCCGCCGCTGGTGGCACCGCAGACGGCCCCGGCAGGCGCTGCGGTCTGCCGCCGAGGTCGAGGACGTGGTCGCTGCCTTGGTGGCGGCCTCGCTGATCACCCGCACGGTCGAGGGGACCGCTGTGGTGATGCACCGCCTCATCGGCCGGGTGGTCCGCGAATCCGGCCCCCCAGGAGTCCTCGACACCGTCCTGACCGGCCTCGCCCCCGCCGTGGTGGGCCTGCTCCCGGCGCCGGGGGCACCACCCCCACCGGAGGTCGTCGCCGAGATCGCTGCCCAGACCGTGGCCCTGCTCGACCACGGCGCCCACCCGATCCGACCCACCCCGACCGTAGTCGCCATCACCGCCACCGCCACCACCATCGGGCTCTGGCTGTACCAGGTGGGCGCCTACACCCCCATGGTCACCATCAGCGAACTGGTCTTGGCCGCCAGTGAACGTGTCCTGGGACCCGAACACCCCGACACCCTGGCCTCCCGCAACAACCTCGCCGCCGGCTACCGGGCGGTGGGCCGCCACCAGGACGCGATCACCCTGGACGAGCAGACCCTGGCCACCCGGGAACGTGTCCTGGGACCCGACCACCCCGACACCCTGCAATCCCGCAGCAACCTCGCCAACGGCTACCAGGCGGTGGGCCGCCATGATGATGCGGATCGGCTCGACGCACCGCCCAGTTGA
- a CDS encoding MBL fold metallo-hydrolase, producing the protein MVAIVDPGMVPHRSAILDPLQALGLEPEQVTDVILSHHHPDHTMNVALFENARVHDIWAIYQRDTWIERPADGAHLSPAVRLLATPGHTAQDLTTLVDTDLGTVALTHLWWDATSLSDPLAEDLDALHAGRERVLEIASLVVPGHGAPFTPADLTGPGR; encoded by the coding sequence ATGGTTGCGATCGTGGACCCGGGGATGGTTCCGCATCGGTCGGCGATCCTGGATCCCCTTCAGGCGCTGGGTCTGGAGCCCGAACAGGTCACCGACGTCATCCTCAGCCACCACCACCCCGACCACACCATGAACGTCGCGCTGTTCGAGAACGCTCGTGTCCACGACATCTGGGCGATCTACCAGCGCGACACCTGGATCGAGCGACCGGCGGACGGCGCTCACCTCTCACCCGCCGTCCGGCTGCTCGCCACCCCAGGGCACACCGCCCAGGACCTCACCACACTGGTCGACACGGACCTCGGCACGGTGGCCCTGACCCACCTGTGGTGGGATGCGACCTCGCTGTCCGATCCCCTCGCCGAGGACCTCGACGCCCTTCACGCCGGCCGTGAGCGCGTGCTCGAGATTGCCTCACTGGTCGTGCCCGGGCACGGAGCACCATTCACGCCGGCAGACCTGACCGGTCCCGGCCGGTGA
- a CDS encoding TetR family transcriptional regulator, with the protein MTRRRAKGQSREDLVVGAAAQAIAELGLSKVRLSDVAARAGMTPGHVTYYFPSKNDLLMRAIRLSEESLTAQVIQEIGTIRDPWKRLDRLISLSAANGPRDPGWILWFQVWLTAANDPDIARVHDELDAVWRAILADVIRYGCDSGAFEADDPEAVALTLSAVIDGLSIQLTLGSPSLTRTQLLRTCRAAARLHLQPSVDAGDRS; encoded by the coding sequence GTGACCAGGCGCCGCGCCAAGGGCCAGTCCCGTGAGGACCTGGTTGTCGGGGCCGCGGCACAGGCCATCGCCGAGCTCGGCCTGAGCAAGGTGCGGCTCTCCGATGTCGCCGCACGGGCGGGGATGACCCCCGGACATGTGACCTACTACTTCCCGTCCAAGAACGACCTGTTGATGCGGGCCATCCGGTTGAGCGAGGAGAGCCTGACCGCGCAGGTGATCCAGGAGATCGGCACCATCCGTGACCCGTGGAAGCGGCTCGACCGACTGATCAGTCTGTCGGCGGCCAACGGCCCGAGGGACCCCGGCTGGATCCTGTGGTTCCAGGTCTGGTTGACCGCCGCCAATGACCCCGACATCGCCCGGGTGCACGACGAACTGGACGCCGTCTGGCGCGCCATCCTGGCCGATGTCATCCGCTACGGCTGCGACAGCGGGGCCTTCGAGGCCGATGACCCCGAAGCCGTCGCCCTCACGCTGTCGGCCGTCATCGACGGTCTCTCGATCCAGCTCACCCTCGGATCGCCGAGCCTGACCCGGACCCAGCTGCTGCGGACCTGCCGCGCCGCGGCTCGGCTCCATCTGCAGCCGAGCGTTGACGCCGGTGATCGGTCCTGA
- a CDS encoding agmatine deiminase family protein: MPAEETEHERTWMCWPSNRRIWGPDLVDVQDAIVSIARVIGDFEPVTMLARPEETDRLRGLLEGVTLVPAPVDDLWARDTLPNFLIRTSADGSWRLGAGRVRFNGWGKKQIHNGDVALAGIVADHLGVELIESGLVGEGGGLEVDGHGTVMAAESSWVNPNRNPGRSREDIEAALLSLLGADRMIWVEGLAGQDITDGHIDTLARFAAESTIVIDAPASAVDPGDPWAAVAARTREQVGRARTSAGQPYTLVEMTPPTAGRRHDEDFLATYMNYYVCNGAVIAPQFGDRAADARARDVLERLFRGREVVQLDIDPIAAGGGGIHCATQQQPVTGNQ; encoded by the coding sequence ATGCCGGCTGAGGAGACCGAACACGAACGCACGTGGATGTGCTGGCCGTCCAACCGCCGGATCTGGGGGCCAGACCTGGTCGACGTGCAGGACGCCATCGTCTCGATCGCACGGGTCATCGGGGACTTCGAGCCGGTGACGATGCTGGCCCGGCCCGAGGAGACCGACCGGCTGCGCGGTCTCCTCGAGGGCGTCACGCTCGTGCCGGCGCCGGTCGACGACCTCTGGGCGCGAGACACTCTGCCCAACTTCTTGATCCGCACGTCCGCCGACGGTTCATGGCGCCTGGGCGCCGGTCGGGTCAGGTTCAACGGATGGGGCAAGAAACAGATTCACAACGGTGATGTTGCCCTCGCCGGCATCGTTGCCGACCACCTGGGCGTCGAGCTGATCGAATCGGGACTCGTCGGGGAAGGCGGAGGTCTGGAGGTCGACGGGCATGGGACGGTGATGGCGGCGGAGTCCTCGTGGGTCAACCCCAACCGAAACCCCGGGCGCAGCCGGGAGGACATCGAAGCAGCGTTGCTCTCGCTGCTGGGTGCGGACCGGATGATCTGGGTCGAGGGTCTGGCGGGCCAGGACATCACCGATGGACATATCGACACCCTCGCCCGGTTCGCGGCGGAGTCGACCATTGTGATCGATGCGCCGGCGTCCGCCGTCGACCCGGGGGACCCGTGGGCCGCGGTCGCCGCGCGGACCCGGGAGCAGGTCGGACGCGCCCGCACGAGCGCCGGGCAGCCTTACACCTTGGTGGAGATGACACCGCCGACGGCCGGGCGCCGCCACGACGAGGACTTCCTTGCCACGTACATGAACTACTACGTGTGCAACGGCGCCGTGATCGCCCCCCAGTTCGGGGACCGGGCAGCCGATGCACGGGCCCGCGACGTGCTCGAACGGCTCTTCCGTGGGCGCGAGGTCGTGCAACTCGACATCGACCCGATCGCTGCCGGTGGTGGCGGCATCCACTGCGCTACCCAACAACAGCCGGTCACTGGGAACCAGTAG
- a CDS encoding TetR/AcrR family transcriptional regulator C-terminal domain-containing protein — protein sequence MGRPPQPLLSREAIARAALELLDAEGPDGLGMRRIAEQLGVRAPSLYNHVSGQDEIIDLVHDLIDREIDTATLANPDWRQGLDAFARSYRQAFLRHPHAIALVARRPILNHATLNLYDSAAAALGRAGLPPADVMPVIAILDYLVLGSTVETFIGGFAAAPEEYRTRYPDLASALAATDRATVDDDAFELALDLMLNDLEGRVSRSATGRSRKRRAASRMAPARGDKRPEKPGSADDGSPRAVSGST from the coding sequence TTGGGACGGCCACCGCAGCCGCTGCTTTCCCGGGAGGCCATCGCCCGGGCCGCCCTAGAGCTGCTCGACGCCGAGGGTCCCGACGGCCTCGGCATGCGCCGAATCGCTGAACAGCTAGGGGTGCGCGCGCCCTCGCTGTACAACCACGTTTCCGGCCAGGACGAGATCATCGACCTGGTCCACGACCTCATCGACCGCGAGATCGACACCGCGACCCTGGCCAACCCTGATTGGAGACAGGGACTCGACGCCTTCGCGCGCTCATACCGACAAGCTTTCCTACGCCATCCCCACGCCATCGCCCTTGTCGCCCGCAGGCCGATCCTCAACCACGCCACCTTGAACCTCTACGACTCAGCGGCCGCAGCACTCGGTCGAGCGGGACTCCCACCCGCCGACGTCATGCCAGTGATCGCGATCCTGGACTATCTCGTGCTCGGCTCAACCGTCGAGACCTTCATCGGCGGTTTCGCAGCGGCTCCCGAGGAGTACCGGACCCGATACCCCGACCTCGCGTCGGCCCTCGCCGCAACCGACCGGGCCACCGTCGACGATGACGCCTTCGAGCTGGCCCTCGACCTCATGCTCAACGACCTGGAAGGACGCGTCTCCCGGTCGGCCACCGGCCGGAGCCGGAAGCGGCGCGCGGCCTCGAGGATGGCCCCGGCGCGCGGGGACAAGCGGCCAGAGAAACCGGGTTCCGCGGACGACGGATCGCCTCGAGCTGTTTCTGGGTCGACGTGA